The Scophthalmus maximus strain ysfricsl-2021 chromosome 7, ASM2237912v1, whole genome shotgun sequence genome includes a window with the following:
- the atp8b4 gene encoding probable phospholipid-transporting ATPase IM isoform X1, which produces MEETQACVCDKLVQVCFRQTHRGSQGKMAFWRRSTYLEKERHVKANARDFNDKFSYADNRIKTSKYDIFTFLPINLFEQLQRVANAYFLVLLTLQLIPEISSLSWFMTIVPLVLVLVITAVKDATDDYFRHKSDQQVNNRQSQVLSGGSLQNEKWMNVRVGDIIKLENNQFVTADILLLCSSEPNGLCYIETAELDGETNLKVRQALTITSDLGDISKLMDFDGEVVCEPPNNKLDKFTGTLYWRDSKYPLDNGKVLLRGCVLRNTEWCFGMVIFAGLQTKLMQNCGRTNFKRTSIDKLMNTLVLWIFAFLICMGVILGMGNTIWESRIGRNFQAFLPLSELQSSAVFSGFLTFWSYIINLNTVVPISLYVSVEVLRLGHSYFINWDRKMYHRQTDTAAEARTTTLNEELGQVEFVFSDKTGTLTQNIMVFSKCSINGRKYGDVYDEFDQKVEITDKTACVDFSSNPLCDRGFKFYDGSLSEAVKLEDAAVQEFFRLLALCHTVMLEEKSEGLLVYQAQSPDEEALVTAARNFGFVFRARTPETITLCEMGRTVTYHLLAILDFNNVRKRMSVIVRNPQGQIKLYSKGADTVIFERLDPSSDDLMCTTSEHLSEFAGEGLRTLALAYRDLDENHFEVWMKKLLFASTVIENREDQLAVLYEEIEQGLKLLGATAIEDKLQEGVPETIACLNLADIKIWVLTGDKLETAMNIGYSCNLLQDDMNEVFVVSGHTLLEVQQQLRGAMEHILSLSRAGIAGDADKSDMFADDSAFEETVIAEYALVINGHSLAHALEPQLEHVLLDLACLCKAVICCRVTPMQKAQVVELVKRHRGAVTLAIGDGANDVSMIKTAHIGVGLSGQEGMQAALASDYSFAQFRYLQRLLLVHGRWSYFRMCHFLRYFFYKNFAFTLVHFWYGFFCGFSAQTVYDQWFITLFNIVYTSLPVLGMGLFDQDVSDHNSLRYPGLYKPGQRNLLFNKRQFFLCTLQGMGTSFLLFFIHYGAFFAMAREDGSHFSDQQAFAVTIATSLVIVVTVQIGLDTHYWTAVNHLFIWGSVAVYFVILFAIQSNGIFGIFPSHFPFIGTASSCLSEKSVWLVILLTTVVCVVPGLAVSFLRVDLFPTLTDKVRHLQQSRRRKGPPERNPRRVRRTSSHRSAYAFSHQQGYGELITSGKNMRTGTVSPARSPARTQHSSNWMENILKRSNEVSCISDEQHKAATV; this is translated from the exons ATGGAGGAAACACAAGCCTGCGTCTGTGACAAACTTGTGCAAG tgtgtTTCAGGCAAACCCACAGGGGGTCCCAGGGGAAGATGGCATTCTGGAGGAGAAGTACTTATCTTG AGAAGGAACGCCACGTAAAAGCCAATGCGCGGGACTTCAACGACAAGTTCTCTTATGCC GACAATCGAATCAAAACCTCAAAGTATGACATTTTCACCTTCCTGCCCATCAACCTGTTTGAACAGTTGCAGCGGGTGGCCAATGCTTACTTCCTCGTGCTGTTGACACTGCAG TTAATCCCAGAAATCTCCTCACTGTCCTGGTTCATGACCATCGTGCCTTTGGTGTTGGTGCTGGTGATCACCGCTGTCAAGGATGCCACAGACGACTAT TTCCGACATAAGAGCGATCAGCAAGTCAACAACCGTCAGTCTCAGGTTCTCTCCGGGGGAAG TTTGCAGAATGAGAAATGGATGAATGTTCGAGTGGGAGACATCATCAAACTAGAGAATAATCAGTTTGTCACT GCAGACATCCTCCTTCTCTGTAGCAGTGAGCCCAATGGACTGTGCTATATTGAGACAGCAGAGCTGGATGG AGAGACAAATCTGAAAGTTCGTCAGGCCTTGACCATCACCTCAGATTTGGGTGATATTTCCAAATTGATGGACTTTGATG GAGAAGTCGTTTGTGAGCCACCGAACAACAAGCTGGATAAATTCACAGGAACATTATACTGGCGGGACAGTAAATACCCTCTGGATAATGGAAAAGTGCTGCTGCGAGGTTGTGTGCTCCGAAATACCGAGTGGTGCTTTGGAATGGTCATATTTGCTG GGCTGCAAACCAAACTGATGCAGAACTGTGGGAGAACAAACTTTAAAAGGACAAGTATTGACAAACTGATGAACACTCTGGTCCTGTGG atttttgccTTTCTCATATGTATGGGAGTTATTTTGGGCATGGGAAACACTATTTGGGAGAGTCGGATCGGCAGGAACTTCCAGGCGTTCTTGCCTTTGAGTGAGCTTCAGAGCAGCGCTgttttctccggcttcctcacCTTCTGGTCCTACATCATCAACCTCAACACTGTGGTGCCCATCTCGCTGTATGTCAG TGTGGAGGTTCTGCGGCTCGGCCACAGTTACTTCATTAACTGGGACAGGAAAATGTACCACCGTCAGACGGACACTGCAGCCGAAGCTCGCACCACCACCCTGAACGAGGAGCTGGGCCAGGTGGAGTTCGTCTTCTCTGACAAGACCGGCACCCTCACCCAGAACATCATGGTGTTCAGCAAGTGCTCCATCAATGGACGCAAGTATG gTGATGTTTATGATGAATTTGACCAGAAGGTGGAAATTACAGAC AAAACCGCCTGTGTGGACTTTTCCTCCAACCCTCTTTGTGACAGAGGGTTTAAGTTTTACGACGGCAGCCTGTCTGAAGCTGTCAAACTGGAGGATGCTGCCGTGCAGGAGTTCTTCAGACTGCTGGCTTTGTGCCACACGGtgatgctggaggagaagagtgaag GGCTTTTGGTGTACCAGGCCCAGTCACCTGACGAGGAAGCACTGGTCACCGCAGCACGGAACTTTGGGTTCGTCTTCCGGGCTCGAACCCCCGAGACCATCACACTGTGTGAGATGGGACGAACCGTCACCTACCATCTGCTGGCCATACTGGACTTCAACAACGTGCGCAAGAGAATGAGTGTCATTG TAAGGAATCCACAAGGCCAGATTAAACTTTACTCCAAAGGAGCTGACACTGTTATCTTTGAGCGCCTGGATCCATCCAGTGACGACCTCATGTGCACGACCTCAGAGCATCTCAGT GAATTTGCTGGAGAAGGGCTTCGGACATTAGCTCTGGCCTACAGAGACCTCGATGAAAATCATTTTGAAGTTTGGATGAAGAAGCTTCTGTTCGCCAGCACTGTGATTGAGAACCGCGAGGATCAGCTGGCAGTTCTCTACGAGGAGATCGAGCAGGGCCTGAAG CTTCTAGGAGCCACAGCAATAGAGGACAAACTACAGGAAGGAGTCCCAGAAACGATCGCCTGTCTAAATCTAGCCGACATCAAGATCTGGGTCCTCACAGGAGACAAACTAG AGACTGCAATGAACATTGGCTACTCCTGCAACTTGCTGCAAGACGACATGAACGaggtgtttgttgtgtctggCCACACACTGCtggaggtgcagcagcagctcag gGGTGCGATGGAGCACATCCTCAGCCTGAGTCGAGCTGGCATCGCAGGAGATGCTGACAAGTCAGATATGTTTGCAGACGACTCTGCGTTTGAAGAAACCGTTATTGCAGAATACGCCTTAGTCATCAATGGACACAGTTTG GCTCATGCCCTGGAGCCACAGCTGGAGCACGTCCTGTTGGACTTGGCCTGTTTGTGTAAAGCAGTCATCTGCTGCCGGGTCACTCCGATGCAGAAAGCTCAGGTGGTGGAGCTGGTGAAGAGGCACCGGGGGGCCGTCACCCTGGCCATAGGGGACGGAGCCAATGACGTCAGCATGATCAAGA CTGCTCACATCGGTGTTGGCCTCAGTGGTCAGGAGGGGATGCAGGCTGCTCTGGCATCGGATTACTCCTTCGCTCAGTTTCGGTACCTTCAGCGGCTCTTGTTGGTGCACGGACGCTGGTCCTACTTCCGCATGTGTCACTTCCTGCGTTACTTCTTCTACAAGAACTTCGCCTTCACGCTGGTCCACTTCTGGTATGGTTTCTTCTGCGGTTTCTCAGCTCAG ACTGTGTATGACCAGTGGTTCATAACCCTCTTCAATATAGTCTACACATCTTTGCCAGTACTGGGAATGGGACTTTTTGATCAG GACGTCAGTGACCATAACAGCCTTCGCTACCCGGGCCTGTACAAGCCGGGCCAACGAAACCTTCTGTTCAACAAGCGGCAGTTTTTTCTGTGCACACTGCAGGGGATGGGCACGTCGTTCCTGCTCTTCTTTATTCACTACGGAGCCTTCTTTGCCATGGCGAGAGAGGACGGCTCCCACTTTTCTGACCAGCAAGCTTTTGCTGTTACCATAGCAACATCCTTGGTTATTGTTGTAACTGTGCAG ATTGGACTTGACACACACTACTggacagctgtcaatcacctcTTCATATGGGGGAGTGTGGCTGtgtactttgtcattttatttgcaATACAAAGCAATGGCATATTTGGCATCTTTCCAAGTCATTTCCCATTCATCG gcACGGCCAGCAGCTGTCTGTCAGAGAAGAGTGTGTGGTTGGTGATTCTGCTCAccactgtggtgtgtgttgtgcccGGCTTGGCAGTCAGCTTCCTGAGAGTAGACCTCTTCCCAACCCTGACAGACAAG GTTCGTCACCTGCAACAGTCGAGAAGGAGGAAAGGGCCTCCCGAGCGGAACCCGAGGCGAGTTCGCAGGACAAGCTCCCATCGCTCTGCCTATGCCTTCTCCCACCAGCAGGGTTACGGAGAGCTGATCACCTCAGGCAAAAACATGAGGACGGGCACAGTGTCTCCTGCTCGCTCTCCTGCACGAACACAGCACAGCTCCAACTGGATGGAAAACATATTAAAGAGATCCAACGAAGTCTCTTGCATCTCCGATGAGCAACATAAAGCAGCAACAGTATAA
- the atp8b4 gene encoding probable phospholipid-transporting ATPase IM isoform X2 produces MEETQACVCDKLVQVCFRQTHRGSQGKMAFWRRSTYLEKERHVKANARDFNDKFSYALQRVANAYFLVLLTLQLIPEISSLSWFMTIVPLVLVLVITAVKDATDDYFRHKSDQQVNNRQSQVLSGGSLQNEKWMNVRVGDIIKLENNQFVTADILLLCSSEPNGLCYIETAELDGETNLKVRQALTITSDLGDISKLMDFDGEVVCEPPNNKLDKFTGTLYWRDSKYPLDNGKVLLRGCVLRNTEWCFGMVIFAGLQTKLMQNCGRTNFKRTSIDKLMNTLVLWIFAFLICMGVILGMGNTIWESRIGRNFQAFLPLSELQSSAVFSGFLTFWSYIINLNTVVPISLYVSVEVLRLGHSYFINWDRKMYHRQTDTAAEARTTTLNEELGQVEFVFSDKTGTLTQNIMVFSKCSINGRKYGDVYDEFDQKVEITDKTACVDFSSNPLCDRGFKFYDGSLSEAVKLEDAAVQEFFRLLALCHTVMLEEKSEGLLVYQAQSPDEEALVTAARNFGFVFRARTPETITLCEMGRTVTYHLLAILDFNNVRKRMSVIVRNPQGQIKLYSKGADTVIFERLDPSSDDLMCTTSEHLSEFAGEGLRTLALAYRDLDENHFEVWMKKLLFASTVIENREDQLAVLYEEIEQGLKLLGATAIEDKLQEGVPETIACLNLADIKIWVLTGDKLETAMNIGYSCNLLQDDMNEVFVVSGHTLLEVQQQLRGAMEHILSLSRAGIAGDADKSDMFADDSAFEETVIAEYALVINGHSLAHALEPQLEHVLLDLACLCKAVICCRVTPMQKAQVVELVKRHRGAVTLAIGDGANDVSMIKTAHIGVGLSGQEGMQAALASDYSFAQFRYLQRLLLVHGRWSYFRMCHFLRYFFYKNFAFTLVHFWYGFFCGFSAQTVYDQWFITLFNIVYTSLPVLGMGLFDQDVSDHNSLRYPGLYKPGQRNLLFNKRQFFLCTLQGMGTSFLLFFIHYGAFFAMAREDGSHFSDQQAFAVTIATSLVIVVTVQIGLDTHYWTAVNHLFIWGSVAVYFVILFAIQSNGIFGIFPSHFPFIGTASSCLSEKSVWLVILLTTVVCVVPGLAVSFLRVDLFPTLTDKVRHLQQSRRRKGPPERNPRRVRRTSSHRSAYAFSHQQGYGELITSGKNMRTGTVSPARSPARTQHSSNWMENILKRSNEVSCISDEQHKAATV; encoded by the exons ATGGAGGAAACACAAGCCTGCGTCTGTGACAAACTTGTGCAAG tgtgtTTCAGGCAAACCCACAGGGGGTCCCAGGGGAAGATGGCATTCTGGAGGAGAAGTACTTATCTTG AGAAGGAACGCCACGTAAAAGCCAATGCGCGGGACTTCAACGACAAGTTCTCTTATGCC TTGCAGCGGGTGGCCAATGCTTACTTCCTCGTGCTGTTGACACTGCAG TTAATCCCAGAAATCTCCTCACTGTCCTGGTTCATGACCATCGTGCCTTTGGTGTTGGTGCTGGTGATCACCGCTGTCAAGGATGCCACAGACGACTAT TTCCGACATAAGAGCGATCAGCAAGTCAACAACCGTCAGTCTCAGGTTCTCTCCGGGGGAAG TTTGCAGAATGAGAAATGGATGAATGTTCGAGTGGGAGACATCATCAAACTAGAGAATAATCAGTTTGTCACT GCAGACATCCTCCTTCTCTGTAGCAGTGAGCCCAATGGACTGTGCTATATTGAGACAGCAGAGCTGGATGG AGAGACAAATCTGAAAGTTCGTCAGGCCTTGACCATCACCTCAGATTTGGGTGATATTTCCAAATTGATGGACTTTGATG GAGAAGTCGTTTGTGAGCCACCGAACAACAAGCTGGATAAATTCACAGGAACATTATACTGGCGGGACAGTAAATACCCTCTGGATAATGGAAAAGTGCTGCTGCGAGGTTGTGTGCTCCGAAATACCGAGTGGTGCTTTGGAATGGTCATATTTGCTG GGCTGCAAACCAAACTGATGCAGAACTGTGGGAGAACAAACTTTAAAAGGACAAGTATTGACAAACTGATGAACACTCTGGTCCTGTGG atttttgccTTTCTCATATGTATGGGAGTTATTTTGGGCATGGGAAACACTATTTGGGAGAGTCGGATCGGCAGGAACTTCCAGGCGTTCTTGCCTTTGAGTGAGCTTCAGAGCAGCGCTgttttctccggcttcctcacCTTCTGGTCCTACATCATCAACCTCAACACTGTGGTGCCCATCTCGCTGTATGTCAG TGTGGAGGTTCTGCGGCTCGGCCACAGTTACTTCATTAACTGGGACAGGAAAATGTACCACCGTCAGACGGACACTGCAGCCGAAGCTCGCACCACCACCCTGAACGAGGAGCTGGGCCAGGTGGAGTTCGTCTTCTCTGACAAGACCGGCACCCTCACCCAGAACATCATGGTGTTCAGCAAGTGCTCCATCAATGGACGCAAGTATG gTGATGTTTATGATGAATTTGACCAGAAGGTGGAAATTACAGAC AAAACCGCCTGTGTGGACTTTTCCTCCAACCCTCTTTGTGACAGAGGGTTTAAGTTTTACGACGGCAGCCTGTCTGAAGCTGTCAAACTGGAGGATGCTGCCGTGCAGGAGTTCTTCAGACTGCTGGCTTTGTGCCACACGGtgatgctggaggagaagagtgaag GGCTTTTGGTGTACCAGGCCCAGTCACCTGACGAGGAAGCACTGGTCACCGCAGCACGGAACTTTGGGTTCGTCTTCCGGGCTCGAACCCCCGAGACCATCACACTGTGTGAGATGGGACGAACCGTCACCTACCATCTGCTGGCCATACTGGACTTCAACAACGTGCGCAAGAGAATGAGTGTCATTG TAAGGAATCCACAAGGCCAGATTAAACTTTACTCCAAAGGAGCTGACACTGTTATCTTTGAGCGCCTGGATCCATCCAGTGACGACCTCATGTGCACGACCTCAGAGCATCTCAGT GAATTTGCTGGAGAAGGGCTTCGGACATTAGCTCTGGCCTACAGAGACCTCGATGAAAATCATTTTGAAGTTTGGATGAAGAAGCTTCTGTTCGCCAGCACTGTGATTGAGAACCGCGAGGATCAGCTGGCAGTTCTCTACGAGGAGATCGAGCAGGGCCTGAAG CTTCTAGGAGCCACAGCAATAGAGGACAAACTACAGGAAGGAGTCCCAGAAACGATCGCCTGTCTAAATCTAGCCGACATCAAGATCTGGGTCCTCACAGGAGACAAACTAG AGACTGCAATGAACATTGGCTACTCCTGCAACTTGCTGCAAGACGACATGAACGaggtgtttgttgtgtctggCCACACACTGCtggaggtgcagcagcagctcag gGGTGCGATGGAGCACATCCTCAGCCTGAGTCGAGCTGGCATCGCAGGAGATGCTGACAAGTCAGATATGTTTGCAGACGACTCTGCGTTTGAAGAAACCGTTATTGCAGAATACGCCTTAGTCATCAATGGACACAGTTTG GCTCATGCCCTGGAGCCACAGCTGGAGCACGTCCTGTTGGACTTGGCCTGTTTGTGTAAAGCAGTCATCTGCTGCCGGGTCACTCCGATGCAGAAAGCTCAGGTGGTGGAGCTGGTGAAGAGGCACCGGGGGGCCGTCACCCTGGCCATAGGGGACGGAGCCAATGACGTCAGCATGATCAAGA CTGCTCACATCGGTGTTGGCCTCAGTGGTCAGGAGGGGATGCAGGCTGCTCTGGCATCGGATTACTCCTTCGCTCAGTTTCGGTACCTTCAGCGGCTCTTGTTGGTGCACGGACGCTGGTCCTACTTCCGCATGTGTCACTTCCTGCGTTACTTCTTCTACAAGAACTTCGCCTTCACGCTGGTCCACTTCTGGTATGGTTTCTTCTGCGGTTTCTCAGCTCAG ACTGTGTATGACCAGTGGTTCATAACCCTCTTCAATATAGTCTACACATCTTTGCCAGTACTGGGAATGGGACTTTTTGATCAG GACGTCAGTGACCATAACAGCCTTCGCTACCCGGGCCTGTACAAGCCGGGCCAACGAAACCTTCTGTTCAACAAGCGGCAGTTTTTTCTGTGCACACTGCAGGGGATGGGCACGTCGTTCCTGCTCTTCTTTATTCACTACGGAGCCTTCTTTGCCATGGCGAGAGAGGACGGCTCCCACTTTTCTGACCAGCAAGCTTTTGCTGTTACCATAGCAACATCCTTGGTTATTGTTGTAACTGTGCAG ATTGGACTTGACACACACTACTggacagctgtcaatcacctcTTCATATGGGGGAGTGTGGCTGtgtactttgtcattttatttgcaATACAAAGCAATGGCATATTTGGCATCTTTCCAAGTCATTTCCCATTCATCG gcACGGCCAGCAGCTGTCTGTCAGAGAAGAGTGTGTGGTTGGTGATTCTGCTCAccactgtggtgtgtgttgtgcccGGCTTGGCAGTCAGCTTCCTGAGAGTAGACCTCTTCCCAACCCTGACAGACAAG GTTCGTCACCTGCAACAGTCGAGAAGGAGGAAAGGGCCTCCCGAGCGGAACCCGAGGCGAGTTCGCAGGACAAGCTCCCATCGCTCTGCCTATGCCTTCTCCCACCAGCAGGGTTACGGAGAGCTGATCACCTCAGGCAAAAACATGAGGACGGGCACAGTGTCTCCTGCTCGCTCTCCTGCACGAACACAGCACAGCTCCAACTGGATGGAAAACATATTAAAGAGATCCAACGAAGTCTCTTGCATCTCCGATGAGCAACATAAAGCAGCAACAGTATAA
- the atp8b4 gene encoding probable phospholipid-transporting ATPase IM isoform X5, which produces MEETQACVCDKLVQVCFRQTHRGSQGKMAFWRRSTYLEKERHVKANARDFNDKFSYADNRIKTSKYDIFTFLPINLFEQLQRVANAYFLVLLTLQLIPEISSLSWFMTIVPLVLVLVITAVKDATDDYFRHKSDQQVNNRQSQVLSGGSLQNEKWMNVRVGDIIKLENNQFVTADILLLCSSEPNGLCYIETAELDGETNLKVRQALTITSDLGDISKLMDFDGEVVCEPPNNKLDKFTGTLYWRDSKYPLDNGKVLLRGCVLRNTEWCFGMVIFAGLQTKLMQNCGRTNFKRTSIDKLMNTLVLWIFAFLICMGVILGMGNTIWESRIGRNFQAFLPLSELQSSAVFSGFLTFWSYIINLNTVVPISLYVSVEVLRLGHSYFINWDRKMYHRQTDTAAEARTTTLNEELGQVEFVFSDKTGTLTQNIMVFSKCSINGRKYGDVYDEFDQKVEITDKTACVDFSSNPLCDRGFKFYDGSLSEAVKLEDAAVQEFFRLLALCHTVMLEEKSEGLLVYQAQSPDEEALVTAARNFGFVFRARTPETITLCEMGRTVTYHLLAILDFNNVRKRMSVIVRNPQGQIKLYSKGADTVIFERLDPSSDDLMCTTSEHLSEFAGEGLRTLALAYRDLDENHFEVWMKKLLFASTVIENREDQLAVLYEEIEQGLKLLGATAIEDKLQEGVPETIACLNLADIKIWVLTGDKLETAMNIGYSCNLLQDDMNEVFVVSGHTLLEVQQQLRGAMEHILSLSRAGIAGDADKSDMFADDSAFEETVIAEYALVINGHSLAHALEPQLEHVLLDLACLCKAVICCRVTPMQKAQVVELVKRHRGAVTLAIGDGANDVSMIKTAHIGVGLSGQEGMQAALASDYSFAQFRYLQRLLLVHGRWSYFRMCHFLRYFFYKNFAFTLVHFWYGFFCGFSAQTVYDQWFITLFNIVYTSLPVLGMGLFDQDVSDHNSLRYPGLYKPGQRNLLFNKRQFFLCTLQGMGTSFLLFFIHYGAFFAMAREDGSHFSDQQAFAVTIATSLVIVVTVQIGLDTHYWTAVNHLFIWGSVAVYFVILFAIQSNGIFGIFPSHFPFIGTASSCLSEKSVWLVILLTTVVCVVPGLAVSFLRVDLFPTLTDKMDSHHI; this is translated from the exons ATGGAGGAAACACAAGCCTGCGTCTGTGACAAACTTGTGCAAG tgtgtTTCAGGCAAACCCACAGGGGGTCCCAGGGGAAGATGGCATTCTGGAGGAGAAGTACTTATCTTG AGAAGGAACGCCACGTAAAAGCCAATGCGCGGGACTTCAACGACAAGTTCTCTTATGCC GACAATCGAATCAAAACCTCAAAGTATGACATTTTCACCTTCCTGCCCATCAACCTGTTTGAACAGTTGCAGCGGGTGGCCAATGCTTACTTCCTCGTGCTGTTGACACTGCAG TTAATCCCAGAAATCTCCTCACTGTCCTGGTTCATGACCATCGTGCCTTTGGTGTTGGTGCTGGTGATCACCGCTGTCAAGGATGCCACAGACGACTAT TTCCGACATAAGAGCGATCAGCAAGTCAACAACCGTCAGTCTCAGGTTCTCTCCGGGGGAAG TTTGCAGAATGAGAAATGGATGAATGTTCGAGTGGGAGACATCATCAAACTAGAGAATAATCAGTTTGTCACT GCAGACATCCTCCTTCTCTGTAGCAGTGAGCCCAATGGACTGTGCTATATTGAGACAGCAGAGCTGGATGG AGAGACAAATCTGAAAGTTCGTCAGGCCTTGACCATCACCTCAGATTTGGGTGATATTTCCAAATTGATGGACTTTGATG GAGAAGTCGTTTGTGAGCCACCGAACAACAAGCTGGATAAATTCACAGGAACATTATACTGGCGGGACAGTAAATACCCTCTGGATAATGGAAAAGTGCTGCTGCGAGGTTGTGTGCTCCGAAATACCGAGTGGTGCTTTGGAATGGTCATATTTGCTG GGCTGCAAACCAAACTGATGCAGAACTGTGGGAGAACAAACTTTAAAAGGACAAGTATTGACAAACTGATGAACACTCTGGTCCTGTGG atttttgccTTTCTCATATGTATGGGAGTTATTTTGGGCATGGGAAACACTATTTGGGAGAGTCGGATCGGCAGGAACTTCCAGGCGTTCTTGCCTTTGAGTGAGCTTCAGAGCAGCGCTgttttctccggcttcctcacCTTCTGGTCCTACATCATCAACCTCAACACTGTGGTGCCCATCTCGCTGTATGTCAG TGTGGAGGTTCTGCGGCTCGGCCACAGTTACTTCATTAACTGGGACAGGAAAATGTACCACCGTCAGACGGACACTGCAGCCGAAGCTCGCACCACCACCCTGAACGAGGAGCTGGGCCAGGTGGAGTTCGTCTTCTCTGACAAGACCGGCACCCTCACCCAGAACATCATGGTGTTCAGCAAGTGCTCCATCAATGGACGCAAGTATG gTGATGTTTATGATGAATTTGACCAGAAGGTGGAAATTACAGAC AAAACCGCCTGTGTGGACTTTTCCTCCAACCCTCTTTGTGACAGAGGGTTTAAGTTTTACGACGGCAGCCTGTCTGAAGCTGTCAAACTGGAGGATGCTGCCGTGCAGGAGTTCTTCAGACTGCTGGCTTTGTGCCACACGGtgatgctggaggagaagagtgaag GGCTTTTGGTGTACCAGGCCCAGTCACCTGACGAGGAAGCACTGGTCACCGCAGCACGGAACTTTGGGTTCGTCTTCCGGGCTCGAACCCCCGAGACCATCACACTGTGTGAGATGGGACGAACCGTCACCTACCATCTGCTGGCCATACTGGACTTCAACAACGTGCGCAAGAGAATGAGTGTCATTG TAAGGAATCCACAAGGCCAGATTAAACTTTACTCCAAAGGAGCTGACACTGTTATCTTTGAGCGCCTGGATCCATCCAGTGACGACCTCATGTGCACGACCTCAGAGCATCTCAGT GAATTTGCTGGAGAAGGGCTTCGGACATTAGCTCTGGCCTACAGAGACCTCGATGAAAATCATTTTGAAGTTTGGATGAAGAAGCTTCTGTTCGCCAGCACTGTGATTGAGAACCGCGAGGATCAGCTGGCAGTTCTCTACGAGGAGATCGAGCAGGGCCTGAAG CTTCTAGGAGCCACAGCAATAGAGGACAAACTACAGGAAGGAGTCCCAGAAACGATCGCCTGTCTAAATCTAGCCGACATCAAGATCTGGGTCCTCACAGGAGACAAACTAG AGACTGCAATGAACATTGGCTACTCCTGCAACTTGCTGCAAGACGACATGAACGaggtgtttgttgtgtctggCCACACACTGCtggaggtgcagcagcagctcag gGGTGCGATGGAGCACATCCTCAGCCTGAGTCGAGCTGGCATCGCAGGAGATGCTGACAAGTCAGATATGTTTGCAGACGACTCTGCGTTTGAAGAAACCGTTATTGCAGAATACGCCTTAGTCATCAATGGACACAGTTTG GCTCATGCCCTGGAGCCACAGCTGGAGCACGTCCTGTTGGACTTGGCCTGTTTGTGTAAAGCAGTCATCTGCTGCCGGGTCACTCCGATGCAGAAAGCTCAGGTGGTGGAGCTGGTGAAGAGGCACCGGGGGGCCGTCACCCTGGCCATAGGGGACGGAGCCAATGACGTCAGCATGATCAAGA CTGCTCACATCGGTGTTGGCCTCAGTGGTCAGGAGGGGATGCAGGCTGCTCTGGCATCGGATTACTCCTTCGCTCAGTTTCGGTACCTTCAGCGGCTCTTGTTGGTGCACGGACGCTGGTCCTACTTCCGCATGTGTCACTTCCTGCGTTACTTCTTCTACAAGAACTTCGCCTTCACGCTGGTCCACTTCTGGTATGGTTTCTTCTGCGGTTTCTCAGCTCAG ACTGTGTATGACCAGTGGTTCATAACCCTCTTCAATATAGTCTACACATCTTTGCCAGTACTGGGAATGGGACTTTTTGATCAG GACGTCAGTGACCATAACAGCCTTCGCTACCCGGGCCTGTACAAGCCGGGCCAACGAAACCTTCTGTTCAACAAGCGGCAGTTTTTTCTGTGCACACTGCAGGGGATGGGCACGTCGTTCCTGCTCTTCTTTATTCACTACGGAGCCTTCTTTGCCATGGCGAGAGAGGACGGCTCCCACTTTTCTGACCAGCAAGCTTTTGCTGTTACCATAGCAACATCCTTGGTTATTGTTGTAACTGTGCAG ATTGGACTTGACACACACTACTggacagctgtcaatcacctcTTCATATGGGGGAGTGTGGCTGtgtactttgtcattttatttgcaATACAAAGCAATGGCATATTTGGCATCTTTCCAAGTCATTTCCCATTCATCG gcACGGCCAGCAGCTGTCTGTCAGAGAAGAGTGTGTGGTTGGTGATTCTGCTCAccactgtggtgtgtgttgtgcccGGCTTGGCAGTCAGCTTCCTGAGAGTAGACCTCTTCCCAACCCTGACAGACAAG ATGGACTCGCATCACATTTGA